One Idiomarina loihiensis L2TR genomic window carries:
- a CDS encoding retropepsin-like aspartic protease family protein — translation MARTTSFGKPFMFIAWGLALVMLVWFFEDQLQQQFNPNSQVQSHVDNGQVTVLLEQNRMGHYVAQGKVNGQSVTFLLDTGATLVAVPENLAAELGLRKGRQGMSQTANGRVITYRTEIDRLELGEIQLTNVAASITPGMDGDVILLGMSALKEFELTQKGDTLTLRY, via the coding sequence TTGGCGCGTACGACTTCTTTCGGCAAACCTTTTATGTTTATTGCCTGGGGGCTAGCCCTTGTCATGTTGGTCTGGTTTTTTGAAGACCAGTTGCAGCAACAGTTTAACCCGAACTCTCAGGTGCAAAGCCATGTTGATAACGGACAAGTCACCGTTTTGCTGGAGCAAAACCGGATGGGTCACTATGTGGCTCAGGGTAAAGTGAATGGTCAATCTGTGACATTCTTACTCGATACTGGGGCAACATTGGTTGCTGTTCCTGAAAACCTGGCCGCAGAACTGGGTTTACGAAAAGGCCGGCAAGGTATGTCTCAAACCGCGAACGGACGTGTTATAACTTATAGAACAGAAATTGACAGATTAGAACTGGGTGAAATTCAGCTAACGAATGTCGCGGCGTCTATCACTCCCGGAATGGATGGGGATGTCATACTTTTGGGCATGAGTGCTTTGAAGGAATTTGAGTTAACGCAAAAAGGCGATACTCTTACGTTACGTTATTAA
- the hemH gene encoding ferrochelatase: MKYQGSPGFSHGQADKIGVLVTNLGTPEAPTKKALKPYLKEFLSDPRVVEVPRLLWFLILNGVILRFRPKRSAEAYKTVWTDRGSPLLFHTQDQASAIEAKLKQTWGDNIVVDFAMRYGNPALSEVVEKMMQKGVRKLLVLPLYPQYSASTTASTFDALAKDFTKRRWLPELRFITHYHDFSPFIEAAAQRIEKHWDAHGRADKLLFSYHGIPLRYLKNGDPYHCECYKTSRLLAERLGLGKDEYLTTFQSRFGREEWLQPYTDMTMKALPGKGVKSVQVFCPGFSSDCLETVEEIGEENREYFMESGGERYEYISALNAESGHIDALSQLIENNLQGWSVEDVTEQRQQRADQVKKQSLPYDD; encoded by the coding sequence ATGAAATATCAAGGAAGCCCGGGCTTTTCTCATGGGCAGGCGGACAAAATTGGTGTCTTGGTTACTAATCTGGGAACTCCAGAGGCTCCAACAAAAAAAGCGCTCAAGCCCTATCTAAAAGAGTTTTTATCCGACCCTAGAGTGGTGGAAGTTCCGCGCTTACTTTGGTTTTTGATTTTAAACGGCGTTATTTTGCGTTTTCGGCCTAAACGTTCAGCTGAAGCTTATAAAACTGTCTGGACTGATCGTGGCTCTCCCTTGTTATTTCACACGCAAGACCAGGCTTCGGCCATTGAGGCAAAACTGAAGCAAACCTGGGGTGACAACATTGTTGTGGATTTTGCCATGCGTTACGGGAACCCGGCTCTTAGCGAGGTGGTTGAGAAGATGATGCAAAAAGGCGTTCGCAAACTGCTGGTGTTGCCTTTGTATCCGCAGTACTCGGCATCGACCACGGCCTCAACCTTTGATGCGCTGGCCAAAGACTTTACCAAACGCCGCTGGTTACCTGAACTTCGTTTTATTACTCACTATCACGATTTTTCACCTTTTATAGAGGCCGCTGCTCAGCGCATTGAAAAACACTGGGACGCTCATGGACGGGCTGATAAGTTGCTGTTTTCCTACCATGGGATTCCACTGCGCTACCTGAAAAATGGTGACCCTTACCATTGCGAATGCTACAAAACATCGCGCTTACTGGCAGAACGATTAGGGCTTGGAAAAGACGAGTATCTGACGACTTTTCAGTCACGTTTTGGTCGCGAAGAGTGGTTGCAGCCCTATACCGATATGACGATGAAAGCGCTTCCAGGTAAAGGAGTAAAGTCGGTTCAGGTCTTTTGTCCGGGTTTTTCTTCTGACTGCTTAGAAACCGTAGAAGAAATTGGTGAAGAAAACCGTGAATACTTTATGGAAAGTGGTGGTGAGCGGTACGAGTACATTTCAGCTCTGAATGCCGAAAGCGGGCATATTGATGCGCTAAGTCAGCTTATTGAAAATAATTTGCAAGGCTGGTCAGTTGAAGACGTAACCGAACAGCGACAGCAAAGAGCTGACCAGGTAAAAAAGCAAAGTTTGCCCTATGATGATTAA